Part of the Sphingobacterium sp. LZ7M1 genome, TGGGCTTTCGGTAGCACCAAGGTCAAATCCGTTTTCCAACAACAATTTTTTAGCATAGTTGGTATTCGCCCACAATCTTTCTATATGCTCAGGTTCTGTCTGGATAATTTCCAATGCTTTCAATGTTGAAGCTACAGAAGCAGGCGTCATACTTGCACTGAACATCAATGAACGGGCACGGTGTTTCAAGAACTCAATGGTATCACTGTCTGCCGCAACGAAACCGCCTAATGAAGCCAAGGATTTACTGAAAGTACCCATGATCAAGTCAACCTGGTCGGTCAGACCGAAGTGGCTTGCCGTACCTGCACCGTTATGACCGATTACGCCTAAACTATGGGCATCATCACATAATATTGCAGCATCAAACTCGTTAGCTACTTGAACAAGTTCAGGTAATTTTACGATATCACCTTCCATACTGAAGATACCATCAGTTGCAATCAACTTAAAGCTTTCTTCAGGAAGGCGGGAGATTTTATCTCTCAGGTCTTCGATATTGTTGTGAGCGTATTTAATAACTTTTGAGAATGACAAACGGGAGCCGTCGATAATCGAGGCATGATCACGTTCGTCCAAAAGGATGTAGTCATGACGACCCGTTAAGCAAGAAAGGGGTCCTAAGTTAGATTGGAAACCTGTACTGAAAAGGATAGCTGATTCCTTGCCGACATAATCAGCAAGTTTCTCTTCCAGTTCCACGTGGATATCCAACGTACCGTTTAAAAAACGGGAACCAGCACAGCCAGTACCGTATTTTTCAAGGGCATCCTGAGAAGCTTTAATAATTCGAGGATCGGTCGTCAGTCCTAGGTAAGAATTCGAACCAAACATTAATACTCTGCGGCCGTCAATTTTTACTTCGGTATCCTGTTTAGATTGGATCGGTCTAAAATAAGCATATAAGTTTTTTGACTTGATATCTCCTAACTCGCCATTTAAAAACCGCGCAGTTCTTTCGTTTAATTTTCCCTTGCTCATTCGTCAGGTATCTATTTTCTCAATAATATTTACTTTTTGAACTTTTAACAAAAATCGTCAAAAATCCCACAAAGGTACAAAACAAGTTCTATTCACATAAATTAAATCATGTTTATATTACTTTTTACTACCTTTCTTTACAAAAAATCGACGCAAACATACAAAACTTAAACCTCAAATCATGTTTCATTTGACATATAAATATCATAAAATTAAATTAATATTAAGAGAATGTTTAGTGTATATTACATGGAAATTTTGCAAAATTTCATAAATTCTTACATTTGTGCTTCAATATAATTAATAAAAATGGCAATTTCATCAACGGTTAACATTAAAAACAAACGCGCATCCTTTGAGTATCACCTACTTGACACGTATGTTGCGGGCTTAGCTTTACTGGGTACCGAGATAAAATCCATCCGTCAAGGCAAAGCAAACATCAATGATAGTTTCTGTGCCTTTTTTGAAGATGGCCTTTACATCCGTAACATGCACATCGCTGAATATTCATTTGGATCATTCTATAACCATGAATCCAAAAGAGACCGTAAATTGCTCTTAACCAAGAAAGAGCTGAAGAAATTGCGTGAAAAGGGAGAAGAAAAAGGCTTTACCATTGTACCATTGCGCATCTTCATCAACGATCGAGGTTTTGCCAAGGTAGAGATCGCCCTGGCACAGGGTAAAAAAGATTTCGACAAGCGTGAAACCATTAAAGAGCGTGAAAGTAAGAGAGAATTGGACCGCGCTATGAAACGCTAATATCTATTTTTCGCTGGTAATTACCTGGAGTCATATTTTCCCGAGCCTTGAATAATCGGCTGAAATAATTGACATCGGTAAAGCCACACGCGTAACAAACTTCCTTAATAGACATATTCGCACTCAGCATTTCCTTTGCCTTCCGCAAGCGTTCCCGAATGACGAGCTCCATCGGAGTAATCCCATATTCATCCTTAAACATCCTAAAGAGCGTAGCCTTGCTCATGTTAGCCTTTCGGCTTAGGTCTTCAATGGTAATTCTTTCCGTTAGGTTTTCCCTAATATATCTTTTCAGGTTAGACATCTCATCATTAGTTGTTGAATGAGGTTCAACCAGTTCGCCTAATTGCTGTTGCTGAATAATCCTAATCAACAGCTCCTTGAACAGTAGATCGGCAAGTACATCCTTAAAAGGATCGTTGCTGATCATATTGCTAAATAATTTATTGGTCAAACTTGCCAGTTCATCGGTATTTACCAAATGGAACTTGTTCCAGGAGAAATCCCAGGAAAGGCTATTATTTATTTTAGGGTATGCATTATTCAGGTAATCGATGGTTTCTTCGATTTTATCGGCAGAAATCAACAAGGCCGTACATTGGGTGGGCTCCATTATCTTTGCATCAGGAAAATCAATTTTCATGGATCTATCAGCAGGGAGCACGAGGGTTTCTCCAGGGAGATAGTCAAAGGCAGGCACATCTTCGAGGTGCATAATTTTCTTTCCCTTCAGCATATTGATAATGACCATATCATTAAACTGTAGGGGTACCAAGTGGCTCGGTTGATAAGTTTCATACACATTCAACTCAAAATTGTTCAATGTATACGCACGTCTATTTTCAACCAACGTGTTCAATTCCCTCTCCGACGAATAAGGAAGCTCTCGGACTAAATTATTCTTTCCCATACGACTCTATTTTATAATTGGCTGTTAACCAAAAATAAAAAAAAGTAAACAAAATCAAAAAACAAGCTATTTGAAAATATTATGCTATGATTAGCGACGATAATGCTATATAAAAAAATTGCCTCTTGGTAAATTTGAGAAAGAGTCCAATATAAACTATTAAAAACACAGAACTATGAGCGCATTAAATAGACCAACGTTCAAAGAGCGTTACGATAATTACATTAATGGAACCTTCGTTCCGCCCACTCAAGGAAAATATTTTGACAATATCTCCCCTATAGATGGCAAACCATTTACACAGGTTGCCCATTCCACAAAGGTGGATATTGATAAAGCTGTTGAAGCAGCAAGCAAGGCTTTTGAAACTTGGAGCAAGACCTCATCAACGGAACGCAGCAATATTTTATTCAAGATTGCAGACCGTATTGAACAGCACTTGGAACAGGTTGCCATTGTAGAAACGATTGACAATGGAAAAGCAGTACGTGAAACATTGAATGCCGATATTCCATTGGCAATTGATCATTTCCGTTATTTTGGTGGAGTGATCCGAGCTGAAGAAGGATCATTATCTGAATTGGATAGCACAACGGTATCCTTAATCGTTAATGAGCCAATCGGTGTAGTGGCACAGATCATACCTTGGAACTTTCCGATCTTGATGGCCGTATGGAAATTGGCTCCTGCTTTGGCTGCGGGCTGTACCGTAGTCCTCAAACCGGCAGAGAGTACACCTACATCCATCATGGTATTGATGGAAATCATTGGCGACTTGCTTCCTCCGGGAGTAATAAACGTAGTAAATGGATTTGGATCAGAATTAGGTAGACATCTAGTGACCCATCCGAAAGTAGCGAAAGCTGCCTTTACTGGATCAACTGCTACAGGTAGAATGGTCATGCAATATGCTACGGAGAACATTATCCCGGTTACCTTGGAATTAGGTGGTAAATCACCGAATGTATTCTTTGAGTCTGTCATGGACGAAGATGATTCATTTTTGGACAAAGCAATCGAAGGAGCAGTATTGTTTGCCCTGAACCAAGGTGAGATCTGTACCTGTCCATCTAGGTTATTGATCCAAGAGTCCATCTATGACAAGTTTATAGAGCGCGTCATTGAACGAGTGAACCAGATCAAAGTTGGAAACCCATTGGATCCAACCGTGATGATGGGAGCCCAAGCTTCCAAAATACAGAAGGACAAAATTATGTCCTATATTAAATTAGGAAAAGAGGAAGGTGCAGAAGTATTGACTGGAGGCGATGAAAACCACTTAGGTGGGGATATCGACGACGGATACTACATCAAGCCTACCCTATTCAAAGGGAACAATAAGATGCGCATTTTTCAAGAAGAGATCTTCGGCCCTGTATTGGCCGTTACGACCTTCAAGGATGTAGACGAGGCCATCGCCATTGCGAACGACACCATTTATGGTTTAGGAGCAGGTGTATGGACCCGTGATGCCCATGAATTGTATATGGTCCCTAGAGCCATTCAGGCTGGCCGTGTTTGGGTAAACCAATATCACAGTTATCCTGCAGGAGCTCCATTTGGTGGTTATAAACAATCCGGCATAGGACGTGAGAACCACAAAATGATGTTAGCCTATTACCGTCAAGCTAAAAACATGCTCATCTCATACAGCAAAGAAAAGCTTGGATTCTTTTAATAGAGTTTAATAGTTAAATGTGTGAAAAGGGGTTATGCTCTATAACCCCTTTCTTAAAACTGCTAGAATTATGATCTCAAGGATAGATGTAACCGAAAATGCGAAAGCCGTAATCAAGGAATTAGCGGAAAAGCATGGCCCATTGATGTTTTATCAAGCAGGTGGCTGTTGTGAAGGAACCCAACCACAGTGCTTTGAAAAGGGTGGATTTTATCCCAGGATGAACGATGCCATGATAGGCCTGGTCGAAGGTTTTGAGTTTTGGGTAGACCGCGATCTTTTCGAATACTGGAAGTTTTCACATTTTACATTGGATGTACTGGATGGGTTTGGACCAGGAGGATTTTCATTGGAAACCCCTATGGGAAAAACGTTCAAGATCCACTATCGGTTATTTACGGAGGAAGAACTGAAGGAATTACCTGAGGTCATCCGGAATGAATAATAAAAATTATTCTTTTTGGGTTCAATTGCTTTCTGAAAGTCAATAAACCCTAATTATGCTGTTTTTTTGATAAATGATCTGTAAATTTAATGAAAGGTCGAATTTATTAAACCCAGAAAAACAGATGACAAGCCCTTCCCTATTCTCTTCATTAAAACTTTCCCATTTAGAACTCAAAAACAGAATCGTTGTTTCGCCAATGTGCCAATACAGTGCAGTTGATGGCTTTGCCAATGATTGGCATTTGGTACATCTCGGCCAATTTGCCATTGGACGTGCAGGAGCAGTGATCCAAGAGGCGACTGCAGTAAGTCCTGAAGGCCGGATTTCTTATGGCGATCTCGGGATTTGGAAGGATGAGCATATCAAAAAATACAAACAGATAACCAATTTTATTAAAAGTCAGGGAAGCCTAGCGGGGATCCAATTGGCACATGCTGGAAGAAAGGCAAGTACGGATCTGCCGTGGATAAGCAGGAAACAATTTTCTCCAGATGAGGAACATGGTTGGCAGACTGTTGCTCCCTCTCCTATTCCTTACCATGAAAAAGAACATCCACCCATTGGTTTAAGCCAGAGCGAGATCCAAGAAATCATTGCCCAATTTAAGGACGCAGCAGCAAGAGCAGTTGAGGCTGGTTACCAGATCATAGAAATCCATGCCGCCCATGGCTATTTGATCCATCAGTTCCTTTCACCACTGGTCAATTTCAGGGAAGATGGGTATGGAGGTAGCTTCGAAAACAGGGTCAGGTTTCTGTTGGAAATCGTAGATGCCATCAAATCAGTTTTAAAAACTGAGCATTCGCTATGGGTCCGCTTATCGGCGACCGATTGGGCAGATGGCGGTTGGGACATTGAACAGACAGTTAAATTGACCCACCTCTTGAAAGGGAAAGCTGTTGAAGTGGCTGATATTTCTTCTGGAGGAGCTGTATCCTTCCAGAAAATCCCAGTTGAACCAGGTTATCAGGTACCCTTTTCCGATCAGGTCAAACAAGCCTGTGGGATTGGGACAGGAGCTGTAGGCTTGATCACTAGTGCCAAACAGGCACAGGATATCCTAGATCGAGGTGCTGCAGATCTGATTTTATTGGGCAGGGAATTCTTGCGACATCCCCACCTTGTCTATACTTGGGCCCAAGAATTGGGCGTACAGCAGAGCTGGGCACCTCAATATGCAAGGGCAAAGATTGAATAGGAATTATTCTACATCCAAACCTTCCAAGACTGGAATAGGCTTTTTGTCATCTCCCAAAGCTACGAAGGTAAAACGGCCTTGGATCGCCAGTTCGCGACCATCTTCATACATACCTTCTCTAAAGATTTCTACATAAACCTTTAGGCTTGTCCTTCCGACGGTCTCTACACGGGCTACAGCTTCTACAATGCTTGCAGAAGGTATAGCTTTATGGAAATCGATTTTGTCTGTAGATACTGTAACGAGGGATTTTCTACAAAAACGAGTAGCACACATAAAGGAAACCTCATCCATGATCGCCATGGCTTTACCACCGAACAAGGTGTCATGATGATTGGTAAGGGAAGGAAACACAGTCATGGTAATTCGTGTTTCACTTTGATCGATACGTTCTTGAATAGTCATTTTATGAATTGAGCCGCAAAGTTAATCAACTTTTTCGCTTTCTACGACTATTCCGATGCCTTTCAGCAGCATCGAAGCGTTAAAGATGGTACATGCACCATCCTTTAATTTGTAATCAAACAACATTTCAGAACCATGCACCTGTATATCAAAATGATAATTTTTAAGGTATCCCGGATAATCATTAACGAGTTCAGAAAGTTGAAGGTCATGGGTGGCCAACATTCCGCGTCCATGTAGTTCAATCAACTTCTTGATGATTGCTTTTGATCCCAAATATTTATCCACGGAATTGGTTCCCCTTAACATTTCATCGATCAAGAAATAGCTTGACTTAATATCCTGTACCCGCTCCAAGATAAATTTCATGCGATCTAATTCGGCCTTAAAGGTTGAAGTGCTTTCGTTCAAGGAGTCCTTGATCCGCATGTATGTCACCAATTGATAGATTGGGAGGGCGAACTTCTTGGCACAGACTACAGCACCAGTATAGGCTAATACCGCATTTATACCTATTGTCCTTAGGAAAGTACTCTTACCGGCCATATTGGAGCCTGTGATGAGCGCTATTTTATGGTCATGGGCATCATAATCATTTGCAATGGATTTATTGGCTGGGATCAAGGGATGATTGATATCTTCAGCAAAGAGTTGGTCTTTTTCAAAATCCTCCAAAATACTTGGCTGTGTCCAATCTGGATGGTTGTACGCAAGGATGGATAAAGAGACCAGACTTTCATATTTTGCCACAGCGTCAAAACCAGACAGAATGGAATCTTCATATTGATCTTTCCATTTGCTGATGGCCATGACCTGCTTAAAATCCCACAGGGCAAGCATGTTTAAGATGGCACCTATCAGCATATTATTACGTACGTCCAATTTATCGATCAACTTACCCAGTTCATTGATGATACTGGAAAGTTTCTTTTGCTGAGCGTCTACTTCGATCTTTTTTTGAAGCTCCTGATTTAAGGCAGCTGTATACTTTTTATCTTCCATCAATTTGATGGCATCGGCAAATCCAATCAATGATACGCCAATCTTATCGATCTTATTGGAGAAATGGCTGACCTTGCCGGCTTGGGCCATCGTCCATAACAGGTGGATGATACCTAAGCCTAGGAGATAGCCTCCAATATTATGGACAAACACAGAAAACAAGATTCCAGCCAAAAATATCCATGGAACTATGGGAACATACATTCTATAGAAGGCGTTGCCAAATTGGAAAGATTTATCGTGGAAATAGCTATAGATATAGGATCTTAAGTTGATCTTGGAGCCTAGATTGAACAACATTTTGGTTTGGAAAGCCTGCAGATGTTCAGGGTCTGCTTTCAGTTCCTGAACCGCTTCCTGCCTTGCAGATATCTCTTTTTTGTTAGATGGAGCGTCCATCCATGAATGCAAAACCGCAACTCCATCTTTTGTCGCACAACGGTTGACCAGCTCGAACAAGGAATTAGGGCCGAATATATCCAGGTCTGAACTATAGGGGTGTTTAGGGTCTTCGAATGCCTCCCCATCATCGTACATGTTCTTCTTACGGTCTTGAACATGCAGTTCATTTTCATTGACACTCAAAAAGACTTTTGCCTCCTGCAGTTTTCGATCCACCTTTGCCTGTCTATATACCAGGAATGCAAAGAGAAAGATAACCAATAGAAAAGCACCCAAGACCAGAAAGATATTGTTCAGGGAGAACAGTTGCCAAATACCTATAGCCCCAAGGACCATTAGCCCCAAACGGAGAAAGGCATTTTTATTGATTTGCTTCTCTAATGATTTTATTTCCTCTTTGGTCCTATTGACATTGCTTTGGTAGAAATCTGCACTCATAGGAGCTAAGGTAGGTATTAGATATGAGAATTGAGATGTGAGTAATGAGATTAATCTCAGCTTTAAAAACAAAAAAGACGCCATTACAGACGTCTCATATCTCTTATCTCCTATCTCAAATCTTCGGTACTACCAAGCCTGATCCCCTACAAGAGGCACGAACCTGAAGGTATCGAGTTCGATTCTTTCGAAGTCGTTTTCACCTACTCGAAGGATGGTGACCATTTTTTGGAATTTCTCATCACCTACAGGGATAACCAAAAGACCTCCCAAACGAAGTTGTTTCAGCATTTTTTCAGGTACAAAGGGAGCCCCGGCAGTTACGATGATTTTGTCATAGGGTGCTTTTTCGGGGATACCTTTGGAACCATCGCCCAAGAAAAAGTTTGGCTTATAGCCCATATAGGGCAATACCTGAATGGTTCGATGGTAAAGGTTTTCCTGACGCTCAATGGTATACACATCAGCTCCCAATTCCATAAGGATACAGGTCTGATAACCAGAACCCGTACCGATCTCCAGGACTTTATCACCTTTTTTGATGTGCAGCAATTGGCTTTGATAAGCTACGGTGTAGGGTTGGGAAATCGTCTGGCCATCACCGATTGGAAATGCAATATCCCGGTAAGCTTGGTTCCAGAAGGTTTCATCAAAAAAGAAATGACGAGGGACTTTTGCAATTGCCTGCAACACCTTCTTATCTTCAATCCCACGTTTTTCGAGATGTTTCACCAACTGCTTCCTTGCGCCCTGTTCCCGGTAATTGTCTATAAACTTATAAGCCATATGTCTCAAAATTACCCTTATTTTACCATATTATTAAGGTTAAAATGCAAAACATTCAAGCTCAGAACGGTTCTGAAAAATGAGAAAGAAAATATCCCTAAGCTTTATTTTTTGTACTTTTATACGTCTAGGAAATTAAAAAATAATATTCCTGGCCCTCACCCAAAAAATTGATAGAATGAAAAAACTGACTATTTATCTGTTTATCATATTACTGCAGTTTCAAGTAGTACTTGCTCAGGAGACTTCTCCGAACGATGATGATGTCATGAAGGTCCTTGCGATAGGGAATAGCTTCTCCGAGGATGCCCTAGAAAATTACCTACATGAGTTATCCACTGCTGCAGGCAAAAAGATTGTTATTGGCAATTTATATATCGGAGGTGCACCACTAGACCTGCACCTTAAAAATGCCCACAATAACCTGAAAGCGTACAGCTATCGAAAAATAAGCATGGACGGTTCCAAAAAGACTACGGAACAGACCAGTATTGAAGATGCCTTGGCAGATGAAAACTGGGATTATGTGAGCTTGCAACAGGCTTCACCACTTTCTGGAAAGTACAATGTCGTTATGCAAACCTTAACCGACCTTTGGACGTATGTATTTGCACATGTCCATCCAGATACCAAACTCGTTTATCACCAAACATGGGCCTACCAACAGGACTCTAAACATGAAGGCTTTACTAACTATGACAATAGTCAGAAAAACATGTACGACAGCATCATGAGCGTCACGTCGAGATTAGAAAAAACTGGTGATTATGGCTTTATCGTTCCTGATGGCACTACCATCCAGAATGGAAGGACCAGTTCCATTGGTGACCAATTCACTCGCGATGGTTATCACTTGAACCTGGACTATGGTAGATTTGCGGCTGCACTGACTTGGTATGCTAAACTTTTCGACCTTGATCCCACGAAAACAGACTATAAACCCGAAAAGGTGACGGATCTACAGGCGAAGATTGTAAAGGAAGCCGCAAAAAAGGCTGTGAAGAAACCATTTAAAGTATCAAGAGTAAAAAAGTAGATTAATAACATTTACTTAAAAGAAATTTAATTTCATGTTAACTTGCTTTGAAGGCTGTTGTTTTGTAAGTTTAGAATAGAACAAACAGGTGTGATATGGCAACTTTAAAAAATGGAAATCAAATCCCACTTAATGGAAAGGTGGGATTTTTTGTTTACAGTAGTAACAAAAGTCCAATCGCGACAAACCCAACTCAATTAAGATTGACCAAGGAAAGGATCTTTCCAAAGAAAAAATCAGACTCCAAATTTAATTTTCTCAAAGCATACATTGCGGAGATCCTCCCCTATATCCGGTTAGGGTTTAAAAATTATAATAATGGATGGACCAGCTATCAAGCTGCCATGTCGTATAATTTTAAACATTCCGTTCTTGAAAAGGAATCTAGGTTTGAACTGAATTGGGAGAAATTCAGTATCAGTAGAGGTTTTGAAAATCCGATCCAGGATGTCAAAATCAACTTATGTCATGATTCGGATTCATTTAGGATTTCTTGGGATTACGATAAAGTTCTATCTAGTGCTTATGGTATGGAAGGTTATAGGATCATGATCCTACTTCAACCGGAAATTAATGGGCCCAATAAAATCTACGGTATGGTAAATGGGAACCTTTTAGTGGAAAGACAACAACACCTCTTCTTAAGGAAACACAATAAGAATGCGATTTATCATATGTATGTTGCTTTTTTATCTAATGACGGCAGCTATAATTGTACAAATAGTTTGTACCTGGGGGAAATATAAATTAGGCGGATTGCCAAGAGTAAATAGCTTAATAACAAAAAAATATAATATTATTTAATCTGGGCTTTTGTAAATAAGGGGAGATTATATAAATTTGGCGCAATTTATAATTGTTCTAAATAAAAATAAGATGCACTACCTATACAAATTGTTAACGAAAACCCAGCTTTTACTGTTCCTGATTTTTCCAATTTCTTTAACCGCCCAACAACTGGAAATCCAGGTAAATAATGAAAACTCGGGTAGACAAGCCGATGTTAACATTAAGGTAAATGGAAAAACCATAGGAAAAACAGATAATAATGGATCATTCCTTATCAATTATGAACAGTTCAAACTACCATTAAACCTACAGATCAGCCATTCGGGCTATTTAACCCTATTTCATACCATTTCACCTGACACTGTAAAACAGCCACTGATCTTTACCCTGCAGGAAAAAAATGATTTGGATGAGATCGTAGTTACAGCAAGTCGCAAACCTGAACATATTTCAACAGTCCCATCTTCCATTTCGATATTAACGAGCAAAGAGATTGAAGCTCAAAGCCAAATCAACACGAATATTTCCAATATTTTGGGTAACAGCATTCCTGGTTTAGGGGTAAGTAGCAATAAGGCAACCAATACCGGACAAACCCTAAGGGGTAGGTCTGTTCTAGTGCTTATTGATGGAATTCCGCAGTCTACTCCGTTAATGAATGGAGCTAGAGATATCAGGTCTATTGATCCTTCAGTAATTGAAAGAGTGGAAGTAATCAAAGGGGCAACATCCATTTATGGCAATGGTTCTGCCGGAGGTATTATCAATTATATTACAAAAACCAATAAGGATGCAAACAAGGCAATTTCTGGAAGCAGCAATCTAAGAAGCATAATAAACCCTATCCATTCTTCAGAGACCATAGGCTATCGATTTGATCAAACATTATTTGGAAGGGCAAATAAATGGAATTATACAATCAGTGGTACAGCTGAGTATAATGGTCTCCAGCGGGATGCCGATGGCATTGCTCTTGGTCAGGTGGACGGTCTATCGAATTCACATCAGTACAATGCCTTTTTAAAGGTAGGATATGATATTAATGAGAATTCGGGTATTTCTGTTCTGTACAATTTTTTCAACAGTTCTCAACATGCCAAGTACATTAGTCAAACCGGTAAATATGGGCAAACTCCAACTATTGGAATCAAAGGTGAAGATCCAGGAAAACCTACAGGTACTCCATATAACCATAATGCCATGTTAAGTTATTTCAACAATAATTTAATAGGTTCTACTTCCATTCAGGCCTCCTTGTATTATAATACTTTTCGCTCAATGAATAGATATATTGAGAAAGGAACTGCTTGGTATGGCCCGGGGCAAACACAAATTAATTCAGAGAAAAAAGGTTTAAGGCTTAACCTGAACACACCCTTTAAGCTATTCAATGCCAATTCCGATATCACCTACGGATTAGACCTGCTGAATGATGTAACTGACCAAAATTTAACGGATGGACGTATCTATATCCCAGATATGAATATGGTGAACATAGCACCATATGCTCAATTGCGTGTTGATGTGTTAGAAAACCTGATTTTAAAGGGAGGTGTAAGGTATGAAAATGCTACAGTGAAAATCAAGGATTTCAATACTATCGCTACAGGTCCTAACAACGAAGGCAGTATCGCGGTGACTGGAGGAAAAATACCCTATAAAGGAGCAACATTCAACGCTGGACTTCGATACAATAAATATGAAATATTCAATCCATTCATTAGCTTCTCCCAAGGCTTTGCCATCAACGAGTTGGGAAGAATCGTAAGAAGGGCAACCGACAATGATCTGGATAGTATCAAAACTGACCCAGT contains:
- a CDS encoding pyridoxal phosphate-dependent aminotransferase family protein; this encodes MSKGKLNERTARFLNGELGDIKSKNLYAYFRPIQSKQDTEVKIDGRRVLMFGSNSYLGLTTDPRIIKASQDALEKYGTGCAGSRFLNGTLDIHVELEEKLADYVGKESAILFSTGFQSNLGPLSCLTGRHDYILLDERDHASIIDGSRLSFSKVIKYAHNNIEDLRDKISRLPEESFKLIATDGIFSMEGDIVKLPELVQVANEFDAAILCDDAHSLGVIGHNGAGTASHFGLTDQVDLIMGTFSKSLASLGGFVAADSDTIEFLKHRARSLMFSASMTPASVASTLKALEIIQTEPEHIERLWANTNYAKKLLLENGFDLGATESPILPVFVRNNEKTYIVTKMLQDDGVFVNPVVAPAVPAEESLIRFSLMATHTFDQIDEAVEKMTKVFKALEVESFISE
- the smpB gene encoding SsrA-binding protein SmpB translates to MAISSTVNIKNKRASFEYHLLDTYVAGLALLGTEIKSIRQGKANINDSFCAFFEDGLYIRNMHIAEYSFGSFYNHESKRDRKLLLTKKELKKLREKGEEKGFTIVPLRIFINDRGFAKVEIALAQGKKDFDKRETIKERESKRELDRAMKR
- a CDS encoding helix-turn-helix domain-containing protein, with the protein product MGKNNLVRELPYSSERELNTLVENRRAYTLNNFELNVYETYQPSHLVPLQFNDMVIINMLKGKKIMHLEDVPAFDYLPGETLVLPADRSMKIDFPDAKIMEPTQCTALLISADKIEETIDYLNNAYPKINNSLSWDFSWNKFHLVNTDELASLTNKLFSNMISNDPFKDVLADLLFKELLIRIIQQQQLGELVEPHSTTNDEMSNLKRYIRENLTERITIEDLSRKANMSKATLFRMFKDEYGITPMELVIRERLRKAKEMLSANMSIKEVCYACGFTDVNYFSRLFKARENMTPGNYQRKIDISVS
- a CDS encoding aldehyde dehydrogenase family protein; the encoded protein is MSALNRPTFKERYDNYINGTFVPPTQGKYFDNISPIDGKPFTQVAHSTKVDIDKAVEAASKAFETWSKTSSTERSNILFKIADRIEQHLEQVAIVETIDNGKAVRETLNADIPLAIDHFRYFGGVIRAEEGSLSELDSTTVSLIVNEPIGVVAQIIPWNFPILMAVWKLAPALAAGCTVVLKPAESTPTSIMVLMEIIGDLLPPGVINVVNGFGSELGRHLVTHPKVAKAAFTGSTATGRMVMQYATENIIPVTLELGGKSPNVFFESVMDEDDSFLDKAIEGAVLFALNQGEICTCPSRLLIQESIYDKFIERVIERVNQIKVGNPLDPTVMMGAQASKIQKDKIMSYIKLGKEEGAEVLTGGDENHLGGDIDDGYYIKPTLFKGNNKMRIFQEEIFGPVLAVTTFKDVDEAIAIANDTIYGLGAGVWTRDAHELYMVPRAIQAGRVWVNQYHSYPAGAPFGGYKQSGIGRENHKMMLAYYRQAKNMLISYSKEKLGFF
- a CDS encoding DUF779 domain-containing protein; this translates as MISRIDVTENAKAVIKELAEKHGPLMFYQAGGCCEGTQPQCFEKGGFYPRMNDAMIGLVEGFEFWVDRDLFEYWKFSHFTLDVLDGFGPGGFSLETPMGKTFKIHYRLFTEEELKELPEVIRNE
- a CDS encoding NADH:flavin oxidoreductase/NADH oxidase, with amino-acid sequence MTSPSLFSSLKLSHLELKNRIVVSPMCQYSAVDGFANDWHLVHLGQFAIGRAGAVIQEATAVSPEGRISYGDLGIWKDEHIKKYKQITNFIKSQGSLAGIQLAHAGRKASTDLPWISRKQFSPDEEHGWQTVAPSPIPYHEKEHPPIGLSQSEIQEIIAQFKDAAARAVEAGYQIIEIHAAHGYLIHQFLSPLVNFREDGYGGSFENRVRFLLEIVDAIKSVLKTEHSLWVRLSATDWADGGWDIEQTVKLTHLLKGKAVEVADISSGGAVSFQKIPVEPGYQVPFSDQVKQACGIGTGAVGLITSAKQAQDILDRGAADLILLGREFLRHPHLVYTWAQELGVQQSWAPQYARAKIE
- a CDS encoding acyl-CoA thioesterase; the protein is MTIQERIDQSETRITMTVFPSLTNHHDTLFGGKAMAIMDEVSFMCATRFCRKSLVTVSTDKIDFHKAIPSASIVEAVARVETVGRTSLKVYVEIFREGMYEDGRELAIQGRFTFVALGDDKKPIPVLEGLDVE
- a CDS encoding DNA mismatch repair protein MutS, translated to MSADFYQSNVNRTKEEIKSLEKQINKNAFLRLGLMVLGAIGIWQLFSLNNIFLVLGAFLLVIFLFAFLVYRQAKVDRKLQEAKVFLSVNENELHVQDRKKNMYDDGEAFEDPKHPYSSDLDIFGPNSLFELVNRCATKDGVAVLHSWMDAPSNKKEISARQEAVQELKADPEHLQAFQTKMLFNLGSKINLRSYIYSYFHDKSFQFGNAFYRMYVPIVPWIFLAGILFSVFVHNIGGYLLGLGIIHLLWTMAQAGKVSHFSNKIDKIGVSLIGFADAIKLMEDKKYTAALNQELQKKIEVDAQQKKLSSIINELGKLIDKLDVRNNMLIGAILNMLALWDFKQVMAISKWKDQYEDSILSGFDAVAKYESLVSLSILAYNHPDWTQPSILEDFEKDQLFAEDINHPLIPANKSIANDYDAHDHKIALITGSNMAGKSTFLRTIGINAVLAYTGAVVCAKKFALPIYQLVTYMRIKDSLNESTSTFKAELDRMKFILERVQDIKSSYFLIDEMLRGTNSVDKYLGSKAIIKKLIELHGRGMLATHDLQLSELVNDYPGYLKNYHFDIQVHGSEMLFDYKLKDGACTIFNASMLLKGIGIVVESEKVD
- a CDS encoding protein-L-isoaspartate(D-aspartate) O-methyltransferase, producing the protein MAYKFIDNYREQGARKQLVKHLEKRGIEDKKVLQAIAKVPRHFFFDETFWNQAYRDIAFPIGDGQTISQPYTVAYQSQLLHIKKGDKVLEIGTGSGYQTCILMELGADVYTIERQENLYHRTIQVLPYMGYKPNFFLGDGSKGIPEKAPYDKIIVTAGAPFVPEKMLKQLRLGGLLVIPVGDEKFQKMVTILRVGENDFERIELDTFRFVPLVGDQAW